GGATGAATGGATTGGTGGATAAATGGAGGCGTCGATGAATAGATGGGTGTAATAATGGTTGGTTGGGTTTATAAAAAGGTGGATGAATCGATGAATGGGTGAATGGGTGATGTAATTATGAATGTATTGGCGGATGAAAGATTTGGAAGGCTCCTTGTGGCCATCTTGGTCTTTTCTTTGGACTAAAATCATTGTACAAACCCTGCGACGAGCATGagtttttaatttacattaacttTCAGTTATAAAGGAAAGGACGATCGCTGAAATTCTCCAAGAGCAAACTCTACCATGCGTGGTTGAGTTTCCTAAAAAGAAAAGCATAACAGTTGGAAACCGGATAATAAATACAGACAACATTCCTGAAATTGACCTTACAGGCACATTTGATGAGATTTACCTACTTGGAAACAACATAGGTTCGGGAAATTTAGcacaataatatgtatataatatataagttttacatgattaaacacGTTGTAGTCACGGTTATAGAAGTCACCTTAGAAATATATCACAACAATGATTAATAGATGGCAAAGTATAATTATGGACACGTTAAACCCAGATGGCGCGTACACGGTTTTGGTTGGGAATTATTagacacatatttttttttatagagaTGGAGTAATTGTTTTAAGACAAAGACGCGTATTTATGAACAGAGTTGAACATAAAGTTATCGGGAGAATGATGGCTGCGTAAAACAATGCAGTTAATTAGCAGTGCACAACAGATACTAAATGATAtgcaaaatgaatataataatttgataaataatggGAAACAACAGTGAAGCTATAATTTCTTACTATTTATTTTGTCCCACTCAACAGATTCAGACACCCTAGAGACCGTGGTGATTCATGTGCCACTATATCTCACACAGCTTCGCCTTGCCGTTGTGACGGGACACAAGAATAAATCTGAAGACGAATGGCATGCCTTTCTCAAGGACCTTGCCTATCATTGCGACTTTTTTTCCTATGATACATGTTACGGGAATCCAGGTATTTTATATGACAAGTATTATTGTCAATGCACTTTTCAATTAAACCATAATTtgcaaacattatattttgtacttCAAACTTCCAACATTTCAGTCTTGCTAAAAAAATTATCCTCAGATTCCCtgtgtaatacatgtatagaaaaaacaaacaaaataatataaatacaatcattattgcatgaaattaaaatagcaCAAGGAAAAGTATATATTACAGACAAACTAATTTAGAAACGTTTTTTTGTAGAAATGGCACACTATAAAGAACAATTCTCAGCAAAGGATTGGGCTGTGTATTCTTACGTTGAACCATGTTCGTACATCAATTTCTGGTCACTTGTTCACAAACCGTACGCAAACGTAAATTCTGCAAAAAAAGAAGATGAAATTATTTGCGTGGGTGAATCATTTGATGGCATGGATGGTTATGAACCTATAGAGATTTTTACAAAGCCAAACACAAGTAAGTTAAAGACACTAAGTTCACAGCAGATTAAGCAGCCAAAACCATTTATGCCGCTACCTGCCGAAGAGCccgatattgatatttatgagAACAGCGAGAATCTATTAGATCAagtcaaagaaaacaaacatggcgATGTAGAGCCGAACAGAGATGGCAGTTGCGACCTTGAGCAGAACATACTACTTGCAAAAGCACGACTGAAACCAGTGAAAGCGAAGCCAGAGAGCAACACCACAGCacaagaaaaatacaatatgtttacagGAGCTGAGCTTAAAAAGAAAACTCAAGCAGCTAGGCCGAAGAATCCACCAGCACCTGGAAGTAAACCAAAAATTTCCATCAAGCCTAAAGGGTGGCTGAAAAGTTCAGATCCTCCAGAAAACCTCGGAAAAACAAATTTTCCTAAGTCGGACTTGAAAAGTAGAAAATTGGCACAAAACGTTCAGCAACCGAAATTGTTCAGTCCAGATAACACGGCGGTTCCGAGTAATGAACGTCCTTCAGCAATGGTGGCTCCGATCACTGTTGACAAGAAAGCAAGCGAACACAAATTTCAGATACCGGAAGCTCAGTACATTGTAGCAAGAGTTCCCGAAAAGGATACCCAAATCGGCCTGCCGGTCGTTAAAATTCCAGAAGATGTATGTAATTTAACAGTGCCTGAAGTTACTGGCTACTTAAAAAGATTAAATCTAAGTAGTTATGCAGAACAATTCTTAGATAATGATGTAGATGGAGTTCTGCTTACAGGGTTGACAAAGAATGACCTGATGAGTGACTTTGGAATGAAGGGAGTTGAGGCACAGAAGATAATAAACTTTTGCAAAGAAGCTCACTTGCCCAAAAAATAAATGCCTGTTTGTCGCCGTGCTGCTTGTTTAAGATGTATATAAAACCTTTCATATATACTGTTAATACTGCACATTCTTGTCAATGTGAAGGTTCAAGTAGATGATATTtactataaatatcaatgtttaggCCTTATCTGTCGGAGCAGAACTTTTTGGTAATGTCTTAATAGTGTCTGCTGATTTGTCAAACAAAGGGTTTGGTGAAGAGGGAACCAGGCTTTTTCACAGTAAGATCAGAACACGAATATAACCAAATGGGGAACAACAACGCCAATATTATGTTAAAGATTTACGACTGCGTTTAAACATTTggaatatacagtcgaaccccgttggctggaactcacagggaccgtcgaaaatacctcgagcctcgaaaaattcgagaCAAGCGGGAATTCTtacatacagtataaaaacGTCATTTACATGcagttcgagccatcgaggaattcgagccaagttAATTCGAGCAGTCGGGGTTGAActatattgttaacattttaaatgtatgttcatattaaacatattgattACAGTGaataatatgaacatttgaGATACTTACAGTGCAGATGTTgttgcttttaaatatattgttaataattacataaatatgtaaaaatgtatctttttatatatctatcaatttaaatatgttgctGAACCTGCAATGTTTGGACATTAAATATGGATtgctaaaaatgcatttgtctATTCATTTACTTTTGTAATGAATGTGCCGTTCTATGTTGCAAAGTTAATAGTATGAactattaataacaataattgcaggcttacatatttgtatgtatgtaagtaAATCGTGTATCGTTGTTTATATTCCAATGTTTAAATTTAGCTGGATTGTATCTTCTGTGTGTATCATTGGAGTTTCTATGGCATCGTTCAATAAGGCTAAGCAGAATTAATAACATGAATTTTACAAACCGAGGACCTAGTTTTAACGCGTTAGTGTTTAAGTGGCTTTACAGGCAAGATATAACTGCAAGGAGTAAATAAGTTGCCATGCACACGGAAGTATCCAAATAACCCCATCGTCACCATTGTACTGAAAAATGACACTTTGTGATGAAGTGCCCTATTTGGTTCACCGTGCTTTATCCTAAACTTTGATCCTTTACTAGTGTTTCAACATATCACTGTAATATCAATTTCAGTTAATTGGCAGCATCAGCAAATACAAGTGGCCCTTTGAAGTCATATGAAATGACTTGTACATAAAACACGATACATCTCGTAAGAAACCGCTGATAGGAGAATACAATGTATTTCCATCTGTTGCCCCATTTTACACTGTGTTGTTTCCCTGGTGATTCTATAATATGACATGCTTCGGACATTCAAGAAATGGATAATCTTTCAAACGATTTCAGTACAAATCCGGCTGAAACGATATATGCGAATAAGGACTATACAATTAATGTATATTCATCCTTTGATCTGTAGAGCTATTACATATTGCCCGAGTGTTAATagttaatgttttgttgtgaGTATTTGATACTTACCATGTGTatcttgtatgttttatattcaaactAATAAACAGGAAAATAGTTTTGATTTTGACCCCCCCCCTgcgaaataaattaataataagacGGAATCCGaaggaacaagcccagtagacataaaacaaaataagctcGCAAAATGTTTCACCTCATgaatattaaaagtaaatattacgccATTTGAGAAATATAACTTTGCTGTTCTTATTCGGTGAAAGAAAAATTAATCTttcagaaacaaacaattattttctaaattgttATGTAAATTTAAACCGTATTTGTCGATTTCGTTCCTTCTGCTTAAGCAGGGTTTCAATCATCAGCGAAGACGCCGGACAAAGCGCCTACGAGCGAGTGCACGGGGCGGAAATGCCTCTCGCGACCTTGTAGGCTATATAcgtcatttcaaaacaacattatgTGGCTGGCTTCTGTCAACGACCTTGTAGGATAGGAGATaaccttttatatcaaaacaacattatgtGATTGGCTTCTGCCAGCGACCGTGTAGGAGATTAcctttaatatcaaaacaacatgatGTGGCTGGCTTCTGTCAGCGACCGTGTAGAGATtaccttttatatcaaaacaacattatgtGGTTGGCTTCTGTCAGCTAACATCTAAGATaaccttttatatcaaaacaacattatttggCTGCTTTTTGTCAGCTACCATGTAAGATTACGTTTTATATCAAAACAGCATTATGTGGCTGGCTTCTGTATGCGACCATGTAAAATAAccttttatatgaaaacaacattatgtGGCTGCTTTCTGTCAGCTACCATGTAAGACATtaccttttatatcaaaacaacattatgtAGCTGGCTTCAGTCAGCGCCCTTGTAAGGGTTAACCTTTTAAATCCAACATTATGTAGCTAGCTTTTGTCAACTGCCGTTTAAGAGATTACCTTTAATATCAATTCAACATTATGTGGCTGCTTTCTGTCTGCTGCCATGTAAGAGAGTagcttttatatcaaaacaacataaaGTGGCTGCTTTCTGTCAGCTGCAATGTTAAAGATtaccttttatatcaaaacaacatttttgggCTTCTGTCAGCGACCTTGTGAGGGTCtaccttttatatcaaaacaacaatttctGGCTGGCTTCTGTCAGCGACCTTGTGAGGAATTACCTTTTATATCCAAACAACATTAAGTGGCTGGCTTCTGTCAGCGACCTTGTGAGGAATtaccttttatatcaaaacaacaatatgtGGCTGGCTTCTGTCAGCGACCTTGTGAGGGATtaccttttatatcaaaacaacataatatgAATGGCTTCTGTCAGCGACCTTGTGAGGGATtaccttttatatcaaaataacattatgtgGCTGGCTTCTGTATGCGACTTTATGAGTGACtaccttttatatcaaaacaacattatgtGGCTGGCTTCTGCCAGCTGCCATGTAAAAGAttaccttttatataaaaacaacactttgTGGAAGGCTTCTGTCAGCGACCTTGTAAGGGAttactttttatatcaaaacaacatgatGTGGCTGACTTATGTCAGCGACCTTGTGAGGGATtaccttttatatcaaaacaacattatttggCTGGCTTCTGTCAGCGACCTTGTGAGGGATtaccttttatatcaaaacaacattatgtGGCTGGCTTCTGTCAGCGACCTTATGAGTGAGtaccttttatatcaaaacaacattatgtGGCTGGCTTCTGCCAGCTGCCATGTAAAAGATTAcctttatataaaaacaacattatgtgGCTGGCTTCTGCCAGCTGCCATGTAAAAGAttaccttttatataaaaacaacactttgTGGCTGGCTTCTGTCAGCGACCTTGTAAGGgattactttttatataaaaaaaacatgatgtgGCTGACTTCTGTCAGCGACCTTGTGAGGGATtaccttttatatcaaaacaacattatgtGGCTGGCTTCTGTCAGCGACCTTATGAGTGAGtaccttttatatcaaaacaacagTATGTGGCTGGCTTCTGCCAGCTGCCATGTAAAATATTaccttttatattaaaacaacacttTGTGGCTGGCTTCTGTCAGCGACCTTGTGAGGGATTAcctttaatatcaaaacaacattatgtGGCTGGCTTCTGTCAGCGACCTTGTGAAGGATtaccttttatatcaaaacaacattatgtGGCTGGCTTCTGTCAGCGACCTTATGAGTGAGtaccttttatatcaaaacaacattatgtGGCAGGCTTCTGTCAGCGACCTTATGAGTGAGtaccttttatataaaaacaacactttgTGGCTGGCTTCTGTCAGCGACCTTGTAAGGGAttactttttatatcaaaaaaACATGATGTGGCTGACTTCTGTCAGCGACCTTGTGAGGGATtaccttttatatcaaaacaacattatttggCTGGCTTCTGTCAGCGACCTTGTGAGGGATtaccttttatatcaaaacaacattatgtGGCTGGCTTCTGTCAGCGACCTTATGAGTGAGtaccttttatatcaaaacaacattatgtGGCTGGCTTCTGCCAGCTGCCATGTAAAAGAttaccttttatataaaaacaacactttgTGGCTGGCTTCTGTAAGCGACCTTGTGAGGGATtaccttttatatcaaaacaacattatgtGGCTGGCTTCTGTCAGCGACCTTGTGAGGGATtaccttttatatcaaaacaacattatgtGGCTGGCTTCTGTCAGCGACTTTATGAGTGGGtaccttttatatcaaaacaacattatgtGGCTGGCTTCTGCCAGCTGCcatgtaaaatatttccttttatattaaaacaacacttTGTGGCTGGCTTCTGTCAGCGATCTTGTGAGGGATtaccttttatatcaaaacaacattatgtGATTGGCTTCTGTCATTGACCTTGTAAGAGATAACCTTTTACatctaattttaaattttactctGTAACAAGGCAATGGGAATATTAAGACTGtaaatagagaatactaggttagtgccgtggatggaggaagtttatcttgcaaggcggaggaatttatcgggtgagccgaaggcgaacccgataaaatccgcagccgagccagataaactttctccatccacggcactaacctagtattctatttatcctgtttctttgtttaattaaacactataaaaccttaaaattaataagaatctttaaaagtaaggggggtggggggcaactgtttttccctgttgacgtcatcacactcggtatccatgtttaaatcgccccaaaatagttcgtaaaactgttcaacttttttagtacgtttatattcaaagtcattgcattttaatacgtcaatatcaattcaaaacataaaaatacttttaaacgtgcataagcatggatcagtctctgaacattatctgatgatgtaacaattattccgcaagtcagagtacagtacacaggtcaaaatttgaacattatctgatgatgtaacaattattccgcaagtcagagtacagtacacaggtcaaaattcaagatcacgagtgtttacaaacaatcgcaacatattaaatggatttaaatgatgttgatagtgttgaatgatcataactgcaccggcaaagagatcattcatttctgttgtaagtgagattttgtcattcaccacagaaatggaataaactatcgacgagtattgttgaatgctgtttcacagtttccagcatttgcgggtggggtaagattttcacatctcatgaagatttcaggtcgattgttttgccagtgtcattattttgcataatgatgggactttatgggcgagtgattgctgAGATCGGCTGTTAGTGgtccattgataagatactgaaacggCAGTTCTGCTTTTCTtctgacattgcagaatatataaaagaagttcgttttcgcggtcacatgaccacctgactgtagataaacatcacgtggtctactatcctaataaactaaagtttacacggcaccttgttattggaccgatttgtatgcaggtgacaggataaataacattttggtGACTTGTTTTCACTACCCAAAGCATATTACATCAACATTGGATAGTAAGGAAATCAGGATTAAATATGAACCAAACATACCTCGGTATTGCTTAAGTCAACTACATTTACCTATATAATTAAACAGAACAATTTTAACATTCTAGTTCTTTTGgttaattatattaaagtagaaaactaaaattatatatCCTTTATACTCAACTAAGTGCCATAAAAGTGTGGGGTacattatcaatgttttaatttctattgattacagtcgaactccgttggctcgaactcgcttggctcgatttccacgtttgctcgaactggatgtaaatggCCGATTGGTTTCTAAAGAATCGGAcgattcccgcttggctcgaatttgcCTGGGCTCGAGGCATTTTCGCTGGTCCTTAGAActtcgagccaatgggtttcACTGTACTTGTAgacatgatatatttgcagaCTTATTCAACTTATTAATGTTGATCTTTTTCTCTACTTAAACTCTCATTTATCAATATTAGTTGAGACTTCATATGAATGTGAcgttcatttatatttcattcttaCACAAAATATTCAGAACAATAAACGATACAATTCCTCCTCATTtcggtaaaaataaaaaacaacaatattttatgGGTATGAGAGCGTTgttgtttaacatatttataaataataataataataataataataataataataataataataataataataataataataataataatgataataataataataataatagttataatgataatgatgatgatgatgatgatgatgatgatgatgatgatgatgatgatgatgatgatgatgatgatgataataataataataataataataataataataataatgataataataataataataataatagttataatgataatgatgatgatgatgatgatgatgatgatgatgatgatgatgatgatgatgatgttgacgacgacgacgacgacgacgacgacgacgacgacgacgtcgacgacgacgacgacgacgacgacgatgatgatgatgatgatgatgatgatgatgatgatgatgatgacaagtTTCATTGTATGGGCCGATTTCTCGCGCTTATTGTGAAAAAactcaatgttttatggcatgAACACTTTTTCTTCACTAAACAATAAGTGACTTATTTGTTGGTCTGTAAACTCTCCGGCTTACCGAAAGTGGTTATATCACCTCACATTGCAGCATGGCCGCCTTACCGAAAGTGTTAAACTAACATTGCACCATGGCCGCCTTACAGAAACTGATTATATCCCCTTGCAGCTTGTCGGCCTCACCAGAAAAGTCGAACTCACATTGCAGCATGACCGCCTTACCGGAAGTGTTAAACTCACATTGCAGCATGGCCGCCTTACCGAAAATGGTTATATCCCTTTGCAGCATGGCTGCCTTACCGGAAGTGTTAAACTCACATTGCGGCATGGCCGCCTTACCGAAAGTGTTAAACTGACATTGCAGCATGGCCGCCTTACCGAAAGTGTTAAACTCACATTACAATATGACAGGCTCACAAGAAGTGTTGAACTCTCATTGTAGCATGGTCACCTTACCaaaagtgttaataaaattGCAACATAACCGCCTTACCGAAAGTGTTAAACCCAAATTGCAACATGACCGCCTTACCGGAAGTGTTAAACTCAAATTGCAACATGGCCGCCTTACCGAAAGTGTTAAACTCAAATTGCAGCATTGCCGCCTTATCGAAAGTGTTAAACTCACATTGCAACATGACCGCCTTACCGGAAGTGTTAAACCCAAATTGCAACATGACCGCCTTACCGGAAGTGTTAAACTCAAATTGCAACATGGCCGCCTTACAGAAAGTGTTGAACTCAAATTGCAACATGGCCGCCTTATCGAAAGAGTTAAACTCACATTGCAGCATGACCACCTTACCAGAATTGTAAATATCACATTGCAGCATGGCCGCCTTATCAGAAGTGTTAAACTCTCTTTGTAGCATGGCCATCTTACCGAAAATGTAAAACTTACATTGCAGCATGGTCGCCTGATTAGAAGTGTTAAACTTTCATTGCAGCATGGCCAGCTTACCGAAAGTGTTGAACTCTCATTACAGCATGGCCGCCTTATTAGTAGTGTTAAACTCATACTGCAGTATGGCGACCTTACAAGAAGTGTTAAACTCACATTGCAGCATGGCCGCATTACCGGAAGTGTTGAACTCACATTGCAGCATGGCCACCTTTCCGAAAGTGTTAAACTCACATTACAGTATGGCGACCTTACAAGAAGTGTTAAACTCACATTGCAGCATGGCCACTTTACCGAAAGTGTTAGACTCACATTGCAGCATGGCCACCTTACCGAAAGTGTTAAACTCACATTACAGTATGGCGACCTTACAAGAAGTGTTAAACT
This genomic stretch from Mya arenaria isolate MELC-2E11 chromosome 10, ASM2691426v1 harbors:
- the LOC128205877 gene encoding uncharacterized protein LOC128205877 codes for the protein MDDYIVEKKEYSPKDFYEKFSKKLPIIVMITQGYCGEIQGDTFDRGMVIRFQTISRQPRVIAQFRLGRNIMHVSIPQKFEQPVCVKGTGKKVIKERTIAEILQEQTLPCVVEFPKKKSITVGNRIINTDNIPEIDLTGTFDEIYLLGNNIDSDTLETVVIHVPLYLTQLRLAVVTGHKNKSEDEWHAFLKDLAYHCDFFSYDTCYGNPEMAHYKEQFSAKDWAVYSYVEPCSYINFWSLVHKPYANVNSAKKEDEIICVGESFDGMDGYEPIEIFTKPNTSKLKTLSSQQIKQPKPFMPLPAEEPDIDIYENSENLLDQVKENKHGDVEPNRDGSCDLEQNILLAKARLKPVKAKPESNTTAQEKYNMFTGAELKKKTQAARPKNPPAPGSKPKISIKPKGWLKSSDPPENLGKTNFPKSDLKSRKLAQNVQQPKLFSPDNTAVPSNERPSAMVAPITVDKKASEHKFQIPEAQYIVARVPEKDTQIGLPVVKIPEDVCNLTVPEVTGYLKRLNLSSYAEQFLDNDVDGVLLTGLTKNDLMSDFGMKGVEAQKIINFCKEAHLPKK